The following is a genomic window from Chloroflexota bacterium.
CCGATCCCCCTGTTGGAGAATGTAGTTGGAGTCAGCCTGCTGGCCATTGACGAATACCTGTCTTGTCTCATGGGCTGGAATGCCCAGTTTGGCTAGTAGACCATCCAACGTGGTCCCTTCCTCAATCGGGAAGTTGAGCAGCTCGCCGGAAGGCGCCTCCGGACGATATTTGCGCAGGATAGCGAAAAGCCTGACGTCGATGGTGATCATAGGTCTTCTAAGGCTTCCTTGTAAAATACCAGCTATAGAGCAAGCCCATATCCCTGGGAAAGACGCCCAGCCGATCGCCGTCTTTGACCTCGCGGGTCAGAGCTAAGAGCTCTCCATTTAAGAAGATATTGCTCGTCTCTTGGGGGGCGATGCCCAGTCGGGCTAGAACCTGTTCTATGGTTTGTCCTGGTTCAAAACCCAGCCTCACTATGGAATCAGTGTCAACGTCACTCTGCGGCGCCAAACGCCGTAATCTCCCATATAACCTGACTTCTATCAAATGAACAAGGCCCCTCAAACTTAATTTTAGCACGAATTGCCGTATGCTCGCTATCAGATATAGAGCAGGGCCATATCGCTACCGAAGAGGCCGAGTCTATCACCATCCCTGATAACCTCGCTATGCCATTCCGGCTTATAGCGGCCATTGATGAAGACGTTTCTGGGCTCTTTAGGGGGGATGCCGAGAGCTTGTAACACTTCATCGACATAGTGCTCGCCCTTTATTTCCAGCCGAACGACGGAGGGATGAGAGATCTCCTTCTCCTGGCCGTAGCGGCGCATCTTACCATACAGGTGAACTTCTATCATCGTTTCTCCTGCACGTTAAAGGCGCAGGGCCCGAGGTACCCCGAGCCCTGCGCCTCTAGAATTGCCCGAAGGAAGCCTAGAAGGCATAAACCATATCGAGCTCTGCAGCAGGTACATCGAAGACGGTGTTATGGGGCGGTAGCTTCTCGTAGATCATGAACTCTGGCAGGCGATCATGAGCAGAGGTGAATCCCGCTCGCTCGTTAAACTCCCGTTCCTTTTTGATGATCTGCTTGCCCATCTCCATAACGTCGCTGGAGTTTAGATTGGCCCCATACATAGCGTTAATCGTACCCACTACACCCTCAAAGCCGCTGGAGATATCCAAGATGGCAAAGGCGATAAAGAGACAGTAACCGGTAGAGTCAATGAAGGCCGTCGTCGCCTGAAAGTCGCGTGAAAGCTGCGCCTTGTTGACCGCAAATGGGTCAGATTTGCCTCCAACACCCAAAATCTCAGGAGCGATGGTATAGCCGGAGGTATGGTCAGCTCCCATTGTGGATGTCGCATAGGTGACGCCGATACCCTTCACCGCCCGTGGCTCATAAGCGGGCATGGACTGGCCTTTGACTACCGGTACGCGCACCACCCCAAAGGCACGGGCTGTGAAGGCCGTGCCGTTACCAATGATGTGCCCCAGCGGTGTCCCCTTACCCACCTCCTTTAGTAGCTCGATCGCTCCCTTGCCATCGCCGAACTTCAGCAGTCCACCCTCCATAGCTACAGCGATAGTGCAACCAGCCTCAATCGTATCCAGTCCGATGTCGTTGCAAAGGCGGTTCAGTTCGGCGATGTCGTCAAGATTATCAACGCCACAGTTTGGTCCAAGGGCCCAATCAGTCTCATATTCAACGGGGGCACAGTGGTATTTACCATCAGGATAGGTCACCACGTTGGAGCATTTGATCACGCAACCAGGATGACAGGGATGACCAACCTTGCTCTCACCTCCGCGTGTTTTCACCCATTCGTTAATCACCTCACCAGCCACCTTGGACGCCCCCTCGAAGCGGCCAGCGCTAAAGTTCCGCGTCGGCAAGCCACCAGCCTCATTCATGATGTTGATCAAAACAGCGGTACCGTACTTGGGCAATGCCTCAGAGGTGACAGGGTGTTTCAAGAGGGCATCGGTTAACTTTTTCGCCTCAG
Proteins encoded in this region:
- a CDS encoding aldehyde ferredoxin oxidoreductase, with product MSRILRVNMTDLSTKFEDVPERYRLLGGRGLTSTITCEEVPPTCHPLGPHNKVIFAPGLVSGTAAPSSGRLSVGGKSPLTGTIKETNAGGLASQKLAHLGVKAIIVEGQAQDGKLHILKVDKDGATILPADGIAGRGMYETNRLLWERFGKVGIIGIGPAGEMKLANAGISVNDMENGPGRYAGRGGMGAAMGSKGLRAIVIDDTGAPGVKIADLERFKAEAKKLTDALLKHPVTSEALPKYGTAVLINIMNEAGGLPTRNFSAGRFEGASKVAGEVINEWVKTRGGESKVGHPCHPGCVIKCSNVVTYPDGKYHCAPVEYETDWALGPNCGVDNLDDIAELNRLCNDIGLDTIEAGCTIAVAMEGGLLKFGDGKGAIELLKEVGKGTPLGHIIGNGTAFTARAFGVVRVPVVKGQSMPAYEPRAVKGIGVTYATSTMGADHTSGYTIAPEILGVGGKSDPFAVNKAQLSRDFQATTAFIDSTGYCLFIAFAILDISSGFEGVVGTINAMYGANLNSSDVMEMGKQIIKKEREFNERAGFTSAHDRLPEFMIYEKLPPHNTVFDVPAAELDMVYAF
- a CDS encoding MoaD/ThiS family protein, which produces MIEVHLYGKMRRYGQEKEISHPSVVRLEIKGEHYVDEVLQALGIPPKEPRNVFINGRYKPEWHSEVIRDGDRLGLFGSDMALLYI
- a CDS encoding MoaD/ThiS family protein, encoding MAPQSDVDTDSIVRLGFEPGQTIEQVLARLGIAPQETSNIFLNGELLALTREVKDGDRLGVFPRDMGLLYSWYFTRKP
- a CDS encoding MoaD/ThiS family protein encodes the protein MITIDVRLFAILRKYRPEAPSGELLNFPIEEGTTLDGLLAKLGIPAHETRQVFVNGQQADSNYILQQGDRVGIFPPIAGGLLRGSQQ